One window from the genome of Cucumis melo cultivar AY chromosome 12, USDA_Cmelo_AY_1.0, whole genome shotgun sequence encodes:
- the LOC103489275 gene encoding purine permease 3-like gives MDQQQQNTTAMRRPLLVFNCFLLAVGTCGGPLIMRLYFLHGGNRVWLSSFLQTGGCPIIFIPLLISYIHRRRRPRAQYSLNPSEPTNSTEMIFMKPRLFLASSVIGIITGFVDFLYAYGVAQLPVSTSALIRACQLAFTAGFAFWLVKQKFTPYSINAVVLVTAGGAILALHTSGDRRAGEANRDYIAGFLTTVAASVVYGFILPLVELSYKRARQQITYTLVLEVQFFMSLFATLVCTIAMVINNDFQVIPTEAEAFGLGKAKYYVILVLSAIIWQSFFLGVVGVIFCSSSFFSEIVIAVLLPVTEILAVIIFDEKFQAEKTISLILNLWGFVSYFYGEIKHNKKKMKLELQRRAETTTTQITNF, from the exons ATGgaccaacaacaacaaaacaCCACCGCCATGAGAAGGCCTCTTCTTGTTTTCAATTGCTTTTTGTTAGCCGTCGGTACCTGCGGTGGTCCTTTGATTATGCGTTTGTATTTCCTTCACGGCGGAAACCGCGTCTGGCTCTCCAGTTTTCTACAAACCGGCGGATGTCCAATTATTTTCATCCCCTTGCTAATTAGTTACATCCATCGCCGGCGCCGGCCTCGTGCCCAGTACTCCCTTAACCCATCGGAACCCACCAACTCCACCGAGATGATCTTCATGAAGCCACGCCTATTTTTAGCCTCCAGTGTCATCGGTATCATCACCGGCTTCGTGGATTTCTTATACGCTTACGGCGTCGCTCAATTACCCGTTTCCACGTCAGCTTTAATTCGTGCGTGCCAGCTGGCGTTCACAGCAGGCTTCGCGTTCTGGCTAGTCAAACAGAAATTCACACCCTATTCAATAAACGCCGTCGTTTTGGTTACCGCCGGAGGGGCAATTTTGGCATTACATACAAGTGGAGACCGCCGTGCCGGAGAAGCAAATAGAGACTACATCGCAGGGTTCTTAACGACGGTAGCCGCCTCGGTTGTGTACGGGTTCATTCTGCCCCTCGTGGAATTGAGCTACAAAAGAGCTCGTCAGCAAATCACGTACACTTTAGTCCTTGAAGTTCAGTTTTTTATGTCATTGTTCGCCACCCTCGTATGCACTATTGCCATGGTAATCAACAACGATTTCCAG GTGATTCCAACGGAAGCAGAAGCATTTGGATTAGGAAAGGCCAAATACTATGTGATATTAGTATTGAGTGCCATAATTTGGCAAAGTTTCTTTTTAGGAGTGGTTGGGGTTATTTTCTGCTCCTCATCTTTCTTTTCCGAGATAGTAATCGCCGTCCTATTGCCGGTCACTGAGATTCTTGCCGTTATCATTTTCGATGAGAAGTTCCAAGCGGAAAAAACTATTTCTTTGATACTCAACCTTTGGGGTTTTGTATCTTATTTTTATGGTGAAATTAAACACAacaaaaagaagatgaagttaGAGCTCCAAAGACGTGCAGAAACAACGACTACTCAAATTACAAACttctaa